In the genome of Coraliomargarita algicola, one region contains:
- a CDS encoding MBL fold metallo-hydrolase has product MKAIIWGSCGSLPAPSTSASIRQKVRDAIWAAREHQFENLAAVDAYLETLPHCARGTYKANTSCVQIKANTDEYIFCDAGTGLRDFALSLGKDSAPATYHIFISHLHWDHIQGFPFFTPAYQAGNRIIFHGFHKETERALRAQMEAPCFPVPFEAMQAEIEFDIQENGASFQVGDIQISTIKQQHPGDSWGYCFEENGKRIIYSSDSEHGPEARKEGYHFVDFFQNADVLIFDGQYTFEEATNEKRYWGHSDHMTAVELSARAKVRQLIVFHHEPAYTDTEIEEIHKDALSYSEEYNQRLSNNTNNTTYPQRIELAFDGLEIEA; this is encoded by the coding sequence TCCCGCTCCAAGCACATCAGCGTCGATCCGCCAAAAGGTTCGCGATGCAATCTGGGCTGCCCGTGAACATCAGTTTGAGAATCTCGCCGCGGTCGACGCCTACCTGGAAACCTTACCACACTGTGCGCGCGGAACCTATAAAGCCAACACCTCCTGTGTTCAAATCAAAGCCAATACTGACGAATACATCTTTTGCGATGCCGGCACTGGATTGCGCGATTTTGCGCTGAGCCTGGGCAAAGACTCCGCCCCTGCCACCTATCATATTTTCATCTCCCATCTACACTGGGATCATATTCAGGGCTTTCCTTTTTTCACGCCCGCCTACCAAGCGGGTAATCGCATTATTTTTCATGGCTTCCATAAAGAAACGGAGCGCGCGCTCCGCGCACAAATGGAAGCCCCCTGCTTTCCCGTGCCCTTCGAGGCCATGCAAGCAGAGATCGAATTCGATATCCAAGAAAACGGCGCCAGTTTCCAAGTCGGCGACATTCAAATTTCAACGATCAAACAACAACACCCCGGCGACTCCTGGGGCTACTGCTTCGAAGAAAACGGGAAACGCATAATCTACTCTTCCGACTCCGAACACGGCCCCGAAGCACGCAAAGAAGGCTACCACTTCGTCGATTTTTTTCAAAACGCGGATGTACTCATCTTCGATGGCCAATATACCTTCGAAGAAGCAACCAACGAAAAACGCTACTGGGGACACTCCGACCACATGACTGCCGTCGAGCTTTCTGCTCGCGCCAAGGTTCGCCAACTCATCGTCTTCCACCACGAACCAGCCTACACAGACACAGAGATCGAAGAAATCCACAAAGATGCCCTCAGCTACAGCGAGGAGTATAATCAACGATTATCTAACAATACTAATAATACAACATACCCACAGCGCATCGAGCTGGCCTTCGACGGCTTGGAAATCGAAGCTTAA
- a CDS encoding 3'-5' exonuclease, whose translation MSETTQTPTVENRKITKAEINELPLIAWEGDIQILENIETMEAAVAELMNEAHLGFDTETRPSFKKGEYYPPALIQLATANCVYLFRISKTETFAPLLPILESPDILKTGVAIKDDVKELRAMEEFTPAGFVEIADITLKLGYENRGLRALASLLLNGRISKAAQVSNWARAELDNKQIRYAATDAWISREIYRKAIAERDA comes from the coding sequence ATGTCCGAAACAACTCAAACACCGACCGTCGAAAATCGAAAAATCACTAAAGCCGAGATTAACGAGCTCCCCCTGATCGCTTGGGAGGGCGACATTCAAATACTTGAAAACATCGAAACGATGGAAGCTGCGGTCGCCGAGCTTATGAATGAAGCACACCTCGGCTTCGACACCGAGACGCGCCCAAGCTTTAAAAAAGGTGAATACTATCCACCCGCATTGATTCAACTCGCCACCGCAAACTGCGTCTATCTCTTCCGTATCAGTAAAACCGAGACATTCGCACCATTGCTCCCCATACTGGAATCGCCCGACATCCTAAAAACGGGCGTAGCCATCAAAGACGATGTCAAGGAGCTACGGGCGATGGAGGAATTCACCCCCGCAGGCTTTGTTGAGATCGCCGACATCACACTCAAGCTCGGCTACGAAAATCGCGGTCTACGCGCACTCGCCAGCCTACTCCTTAATGGACGCATCAGCAAAGCAGCACAAGTCTCCAACTGGGCACGCGCTGAACTCGATAATAAGCAAATCCGCTACGCTGCGACAGATGCATGGATCAGCCGCGAAATCTACCGCAAGGCAATCGCCGAACGAGACGCTTAG